CAGCTCCTGGGCAGAGCACTGAAAGGCAGAGATGAAAAGGAGGAGAAGCCTCAGGCTGTGCTATTTATCTCAGCTTTACAGAGAGCTGTGCTGACCGCAGCAAGCCacccatctctttttcttttgttcttagcTGCCCCGGGCAACCAAATTGTGATGTTTTCTTCAGCGCTCCTTGTGAAGTGAGACAGAAACCCGCCCCTTGAGCAGTGCACAGGGAAGCCTGATCATTGGACATGTATCccactcattttcttttcttttcttttcttttttttccccagagggagaaagaagtTGTGGGCTGAGACAGTCTTTCTTGGTGCCTGAGCCTGTCAacttgtggtggtggtggagggggacgCTGATGCAGGAATACTGTAACTGTTCTTCTTACCCATCCCAATGTTGTAGTCCTCGGTTTTGTGCTTGCCTTGATGACTGAAATCTTAATCGGATTCTGAACTTTTCAAATATCATTGCTAAACTGGCGCTTCTGTGGAGAAATAAAGTGTGGGACTTCCTATTTTATCATCTTGCTGACATCTCTGCTGTTTTTGAAAATCAGTCTCCTTTGTGGGCTAAAAGCAGGACTTCTTTAATTTTCATCAGGAAGGAGGATTCAGAGAATCTATCTGAAGAACCACTAAAAATAACTACGAAAATTTTTCTGAGTAGTAAAAACTGTTCATACCCTTTGCCCACTTTTCTACAGGGTTATTCATCTTTTGCTTATTGATTTGTAGATGCTTTTCATATATTAGgaaaattatctttttgttttattatgagttgcaaaagtttttcctattttttttttaacttttttggtcCTATTCCTTGCagagatttaaaatattcttatgtagtcaaaattattaataatttatttatgacacctaggatttaaaaaataatatttaatgaagtggccagaaagagaaagaaaaataccatatgatatcactcatatgtggaatctataaaaataaataaaaataaataaaaaaagaagacaaatgaacttaagtataaaacagaaacagactcacagacatagaatacagacttgtgggtGCCAGCGGGGAggtggatgggaagggacagaccgggagtccaaaatttgtagatactgacaagtatatatataaaatagataaacaagtttatactgcatagcacaggggaatatatacaagatcttatggtagctcacagtgaaaaagaatgtgaaaatgaatatatgtatgttcatgtatgactaaaaaattgtgccctacactggaaattaacacaacattgtaaactgactgtaactcaaaataaaatttaaaaaaaatacctcaaAGGTCTTCCCCACTTGaagataataaaagtaaaaaatacctccccccaccaaaaaaaaaaaactatgaaaagtGTAGTTTGAGAACAGCAAGTAGTGTCACAATTAGCTAATATTTCAGTTACAATGGAGtctattatttttacttctaaattAATTTGTTTTGAGTTGTAGGAATCACTGTATATCTGGTAGAATAAGCGTAGGAGAAACTGAGAGCCTCTTGGGAAGGCTTCCTGCAGGACTTCTGAGCTGCTGCTCTGTCCGATGGAACCTTGCAAGAAACTTGATTGAACCTCACAAAGAGCTTGTCTGTGCATGAAGGAAATggctttcattttactttctgaaCAAGAAATGACTCTTCAGACTATAAATCATACCTCCTTTTATAATGGGGTTTTGTGGACTCTAATCCCCAGCAAAATCTGGTCACTACGAGCAGGTGGAGTAATGCTGTTGAATAGGACTCTCTACAATGACAGAAATGTCTCATTTCTTCACTGTCTAATCATATGTATCTCAACATGCTGTTGTGCTGATTCAACAAGTTCATTTATGTAAAACCCTTAGAACAGTAACCCACATATGTGAGCTTCTTACATGTATTTCGTGTAAATCAActatctttgttcatttttctgtataGATGTGTATATTCGTTTGctagggttgccataacaaactttcacaaactgggtggcttaaacaacagaaattcgttttttctttttttcacagttctgggggctgccagtctgagatcaaggtgttggcaaagTTAGTTTCCTATGAAGCCATTATCAATGGCTTGTATATAgctatcttctccctgtgtctttacCTGGCTATtcctctgtatgtgtctgtgttctggaatatatgtatgtgtgtgtgtgtgtgtgtgtgtgtgtgtgtgtgtgtgtgtgaactaaCTCTATTGTGATAGAAGTGTTAACTAATTCTAttgcagtaatcatttcacagtatatgtatatcaaatcatcactgtacatcttaaacttacagaATATTTTATGTCAGTTATGTTTCAAATCCAGAAAAATGAcatgagtaaaagaaaaataaattctatcaAATCCCCAGGTAGATAACTGATACTACTGGCCttaggaccacactttgagaactgacAACCTGGAGATTACAAGTGACTTGACCATGTCTTGTAGCTTGCTACAGGAAGAATCAGAGCCAAACCTAGGGAGACCAGTGTCAGTCAGCTCCCTGAATGacttttcatttgtctcattatTGCTATTACTGTTTAAGGACCatatttctacaaaatttctATAAGTTCTAAATATGTATAGGACTTTGGTCCTAAGGATAtagaatgtaaattttataatgggACTCCTACGTACTCAAACAAATGGAAATGGATGTAAACAGATGTTTTCAAATAACAAGATGCAGACTTCACAGGAATTAGGAAAAATCACTAACAATCACAATACTCTATCAAAATTGTTGGTACCcaaattaaacttattttatatGAATCTTAATCTATTTATAAATAGAcacaaagaaatatacatatagaaaatTGTAGAGttatgcagaaaaaaaatacagctacACTTAAAGATGTACACACAAATTCACAAACCCAGCTTAAAGTTTAGAGAGGTGAAGAACTTTAGCAGTATTTGTTTTCTTGGTAAAAAATATAGGTTTACCACAGTTCTCAGAAAGTGCTTAATTGTGTGTTTAAAAGCTTCATAAGCTTCTGAAATAAGGATATATTATTTAAGTGTATGGTAACTAGGTGTATGGATCACTTTAATTCCTTTTCTGTCACAGACTGTTTTGTGATGGACTTTACCTGTCTCATAAAGAAAAAtgctgaatcaagaaaaaaatactgcagaTGAGAAAGGCTGTTGCATTAAGGTCCAAATACAAAAATTCTCTCCAGTTTTCCGTAGGCCTCCTGTTTTTAAAgtccaagaaaagaaaggatcctATGCAGTGAACACATGCTTTTATGAAAAAGGGCTTAAACTTGTAATTTGTAGCCTGAAAAACATAGTTCGAATCTAATGACTAATCATCTTTTACCTCAATGTGTAGTAGCTGCATTTCATCTGATTTCATGGAAAGAGTGTGAATTAAGAAGGTCTGACAGCCCGTTCTAGATCTGGCAGCACTAGCCACGAGCAATCtgaccttgagtaagtcacaACGTACCTGGAAATTAATTcctttacatataaaattataatcttttttaagCCATATGCaggactgtattttttaaattaataaagtgTGAGCAGCTGGAATCCAAGAAGATCAGATATATTCTGTTTTCTGCAATTTCTCAAAGAGATTCCTGTCTTATTGCAAGAGGTGGTGCCTGACATTTTGAAGAGCTAAATAAAACATTGTAATCAAATTACTTTTGCCAGTTGTATGGAAGACTGACATTCCCATCCCATGTTGCTGTTTGGGAGGTCTGCAGGAGGCAAAACAAGGTAACCTTAGCCCCTGGAAAGACAAATGCACTGAGAATATGGGAAGGGGAGGGTCAGAGACACCATCCAGTCACTTGATCTAGACGGAACTGGCTGAACACCAGCCTCAAGATGTGACACCATCCTTGCAGATGACACATTGGGTGTAGTAGAGGGAAAAAGTGACTTTTCTCTTGGCTTCTCAACATGGCAGTGAGAATTCTTAGGTCAGAATTCCCAAATCAGTATCTCCCTTACCCCATTCTTTCCCATATTGAAAGGTGTGGATTCAGCTCTTTGGCGTTTCCTAGCTCTCCACAATTTCATAGTTTTAACTTTGTGATTATAAGACCAAAATAAGAAATTGATCTACTCTCATTGTTACATAAAACCCAGAAATCAAATCTCTCTTCAAGAAAACCTGAGTCCCATGTTTGGGAATTTTCCATGAAATCTCCCTGGTGAGTTCTGCCTTCACAGGTAGGGGCCTGAGCCAATCTCTAGATGAGGACACCAGTCCCTGAAGTCTGAGCTCTGTAAACAAACTGATGTCTGTCTTCAGGTCTCCAGACTATTCCAAATTCCCAGATGGCGGGTATTAGAGCTGTCTTCCTGTCCCCTTGTTATGCAccaataaaatgacataatgTTTTTTAGAGCCCTTTGAACTAAGTGTGCTTCCTTTCATCCCTGGGGGATCATCTGCCAGCTCCTTAACCTTAGGGTACCTGTATTTATGGATGTGAGATAAAACATGCTGATTTGAAATATGGCACTATGCAACTTCACCCACTCAGCTAAGAAAAGATGCCACTGCTGGCCAGTCCTGATTGCTTTTGCCCACAGTTAACTATATTATTCTTTTAAGCTTAGAAActtaaagtttcattttaaaacttcaatggggcagagatttgtgtgtgtgtgtgtgttccatcCCCCATCAGAGTTTTTGCTGGAATTTCCTTTGCAAGATCCAGAAACTAAAAGGGACCAGAATTAGCTGCCTAATCCCTGAGAAAACTCCTGGCTAATCTCTGGAATTGAAGTAAGAAAGGATGACAGATTCTTAGGTCTTCTACTTTCTGGAAAGAACAATAGTGAGGATTTTGATATGAGTTTTGTTGTAGCAATGAGTCTTATTTCTGTATCTTTGATCCTTTGTtggatttataattatatttgtaatAGTTCTATTAGGGTTTATATCTATTAGGGCACCAGAATAAGGAGGTTCCCAATGCCAACCCGTACTTCAACTCCGTTTAAAAACAGAGCTACTGCATCCAATTCAGAAACAACTGAATGCACCAAATTCTAACAAACTGGACCTAAGACAGGTACATTAGGAGAGATGATGTTCTGTTTGCTTCCTCACTCCTAGCTGGGCCGATCCCAGGGCATCCCCTGAccctacatatacacacacatcatatCACCCTGTTTAATCTCCTCATGAAATAATAGCCAATTTGAACAGAAAACCTCTGTGTCATTCTGTTTTATCACAGTGACAAATCAAGCATTGCAAGCCTTCCCTGGCAGTGCTGAGAATGACCACAAGCTTTTCCCCAGCATGTACTCATAATGTTTTTGTTAGGTCTGTAGATGCAGGTGAGTGAAACAGTAACAAAAGACAAACTTGAAACAAGTTTAAATAGATACCAACAGGGGAAGAAGGCAGAGTGAACAGAACTTTGAGCTAATGGGTAGGACTGGCTTTATGGACCTTGCTCCGGTATTCTGTCATTGAAATTGTTCACCTCTAACATGGTGATCCTCATACTCGGCCTGCCCACCttgcagggctgctgtgaggctgGCCTGTAACTGTAAGTGTAAAAGCTCagcaaaatatttaacatattgtAAATATGAAAAGAGTGGTGATTGTTTAAGATGTGATATGTAcctgaaacagacaaaaatagcTCCACTATCTGGTATTGTTAACTCCCATCTGGCAGGTCTTCCTCTGTGGGTTGGTGGTGCAGGCTTGGGTGTAATCTTTAGTCAGGGAATCAAGCCCAGTGCATTCATCAAGATTTTTAGGCCAAAGGTTTCAAAATTAGTGCATATTTATAGCGTTAGGTGCTAAGTGAACTACTACAGGTGTTTGAACAGCTCCATTCCTTTTCGATTTCTATTCTCAACATCTGTATTTCTTGCAACTTCATGGTTCTGAACTAAATATGAgctaaaatgcatgaaaaaaatgGGTGCACTCATTTATGGTTGAAACGCTTGTTAGGTGAAACAAAGGAGAGCCTCTGAGTACCGGACATAAGGCTGAGCATTAGGTCATCTTGGAATGAAAGAATAGCACATTGAGAAAATATCCCTTAGAGAAgataagttataaataaataaatgtgttaaatttgCAGTTTTGCCTGAGGAATCGGGCCCTGCATGGTGTTTCATAGCTGAGCAGTTTGTGTAGCCTTCTGTTGTTCTGATGAGACGCTTCCATTGATTATATTAAACTTGGTTGAAAGCTGTGACAGGTCTATGCATACAGAGGTGCAAGTTATTCTTCACAACCAACACCAGCAAAGCGTGTGTGGGAAGGCCTCCCTTTCGAGTGCTCGGTTGACCTAGTAAAGTCTTTGGTACTCGGCTGGCTACTTCTGATCATTTGCTGCCCTCTTTCATCTCTTCATGTGGCTGGCCTGGCAGAGGTTCCTGTGCCTGGCGCAGTAAACAGAAACTTACAAAATTCCTGCCTGCAGCGCCAGCTGGATAGAGTTTGTAACTTCTCCACTGTCAGGCTCGACCAGTGGTGACAGCGGCTGCACGAAGACATACATTCTTCAAAATGTTTCTGTGCCCTTGTTCTCACTGCTCCTTTCCTGGGTGTCGCCACGATGCTGTTGGCCATTACCAGAGCTGATACAAACCTGAGTGAACACTGGTGCTACACTGTAAGGCAGAGCCCCGTCAAAGCCCTTGGCACAGACTGGAAACCACAAGAAGCTGAAATGTTCAGGGCACGTACCCGACGTCATGAGTCACATAGACACGTGAGGtctgggtggggatggagagaggatCTAGCCTGCTCTCCAGCTTGCACAAGGAAAAGCCAAGCTATAGAGAGAAAAACTGGATTTTAGGCTACATGTTTGCAATTGTGCCTTTTATAACAGAGGCAGAATCCAGCCTATCTCAGCTCTTTCTTTTAGGGTCAAAAGGTATTGTGTTTAATGTCAATAAAATTGCATGTCATTAAGGAGTTTTCTGATGTACATTTGTGGATTCCCAGAGCATCACCCTACTATCCTTCTTCCTTCTTAGAACATATTTCTCTCAGTATACCACATGTATACATTCTTACTTGTTACttgaaaaaacaaccaaaaacaaacaaacaaaaaaaaccccaaaaaacctcTCAGGTACAGCAGTCTCCCTATAATAGAAAGTCTTCTATAGAGATTTCCCTGATCACTTGGAAATAATTTGCAAAACACTCAGCTTTTGAACAAATCTTTTAGAGAACTttcactttctcctttctttatcattatatacatacatttttcacCAAAGAGAACAACTCCTGAATAAATTCATCCTCTGCCTTCCAGGGGCATCAGGTACACTGCTTGCACTTAATAGGTATCAAGATGTGTGTACTAGGAAAGTAATAGAGGGGCAACTGACCTTCCTAACTTTACAGATCTGTAAATGGAAACTGGAGACTGCTGGGTACAGTCTTCATATGCcatcttttctaattctttttctgtgtctCCGTAACAGCTGGTGAAGATTATGGAAAGAGACAATGACAGCTACCAACAGGCATTCATCCTGGTGGGCTTTTCTGATCGGCCTCGACTGGAGAGAattctctttgcttttatctTGGTCTTCTACATCCTGACCCTAGTGGGCAACACTGCCATCATCCTCTTGTCCATCCTGGACTCCAGGCTCCATACACCCATGTACTTCTTTCTTGGGAACCTGTATTTCTTGGACCTCTGCTTTACAACAAGCATTGTTCCCCAGCTGCTGTGGAACCTGTGGGGTCCAGAGAAGACCATCATCTACCATGGCTGTGAGGCCCAACTCTACATCTATATGGTGCTGGGCTCGACCGAGTGTGTTCTCCTGGCTGTCATGTcctatgaccgctatgtggctGTCTGCCGGCCCCTGCACTACACTGTGGTCATGCACCCACGTCTCTGCCTGCAGCTGGTGACCATGGCCTGGTGCTGCGGCTTTCTGAACTCCTTTGTTATGTGTCCCCAGACGATGCATCTCTCTCGATGTGGGCGTCACAAGGTGGACCGCTTTCTGTGTGAGATGCGTGCTCTGATTGCCATGTCCTGTGAAGACACCATGCTGGTGGAAGCATCTGCCTTTGCCCTGGGGGTCGCTCTTCTCCTGGTGCCCCTCTCCCTGGTCCTCACCTCCTACGGCATGATCACTGCTGCCGTGCTGAGGGTCAAGTCAGCGGCAGGACGGAAGAAAGCCTTCCACACCTGCTGTTCTCACCTAACGGTGGTCATTCTCTTCTATGGAACCATCATCTACATGTACCTGCAGCCAGCCAACAGCTACTCCCAAGATCAGGGCAAGTTCCTCACTCTCTTCTACACCACCGTCACTCCCAGTGTTAAACCCCCTCATCTAGACTCTGAGGAACAAGGATGTGAAAGGAGCAATGAGGAAGCtcctggggtgggagaagggggccAAGGAAACCTAAAAGAGAAATGTTAGGGCACTATAAGTTGATGTTCTGGATTCGCCCTCTTGTATATGTCTCAACCATGTGGAGAACTAACATTTAAAGAGTGAAGTGAACACGGAAACCACAATGCTTTTGAGTTTGACCCCATGTTCCACTCCATGGATG
This window of the Camelus dromedarius isolate mCamDro1 chromosome 3, mCamDro1.pat, whole genome shotgun sequence genome carries:
- the LOC105104216 gene encoding LOW QUALITY PROTEIN: putative olfactory receptor 2W6 (The sequence of the model RefSeq protein was modified relative to this genomic sequence to represent the inferred CDS: deleted 1 base in 1 codon; substituted 1 base at 1 genomic stop codon); protein product: MERDNDSYQQAFILVGFSDRPRLERILFAFILVFYILTLVGNTAIILLSILDSRLHTPMYFFLGNLYFLDLCFTTSIVPQLLWNLWGPEKTIIYHGCEAQLYIYMVLGSTECVLLAVMSYDRYVAVCRPLHYTVVMHPRLCLQLVTMAWCCGFLNSFVMCPQTMHLSRCGRHKVDRFLCEMRALIAMSCEDTMLVEASAFALGVALLLVPLSLVLTSYGMITAAVLRVKSAAGRKKAFHTCCSHLTVVILFYGTIIYMYLQPANSYSQDQGKFLTLFYTTVTPVLNPLIXTLRNKDVKGAMRKLLGWEKGAKET